A region from the Natronoarchaeum mannanilyticum genome encodes:
- a CDS encoding carbon-nitrogen family hydrolase produces the protein MTEDDSSAGVTLALAQIEVEPGAVEANRKRATDAVARAADRGADLVALPEIFNVGYFAFDLYHRQAEPLGGETLSRIADAAAEHDVAVLAGSIVEDLAATSGVETPAAEGLANTSVFFDRAGERRAVYRKRHLFGYDSAEAELLVPGERTATAEFEGFTVGMTTCYDLRFPEQYRELTDAGATLVLVPSAWPYPRVEHWQTLSRARAIENQCYVATINGAGEFDDATLLGRSTAYDPWGTPLASCDDDAAIVTAEIDPERVDAVREEFPALRDRRV, from the coding sequence GTGACTGAGGACGACTCGTCCGCCGGCGTCACGCTCGCGCTCGCACAGATCGAAGTCGAGCCCGGTGCGGTCGAAGCCAACCGAAAGCGGGCGACCGACGCCGTCGCCCGGGCTGCCGACCGCGGCGCCGACCTCGTCGCACTCCCCGAGATATTCAACGTCGGCTACTTCGCGTTCGACCTCTACCACCGGCAAGCCGAGCCGCTGGGCGGCGAGACGCTCTCGCGGATCGCCGACGCCGCGGCCGAGCACGACGTCGCGGTGCTCGCCGGCAGCATCGTGGAAGATCTGGCGGCGACGAGCGGCGTCGAGACGCCGGCCGCGGAGGGGCTGGCGAACACCTCCGTTTTCTTCGATCGCGCCGGCGAGCGTCGGGCGGTGTACCGCAAGCGCCACCTGTTCGGCTACGACTCGGCGGAGGCCGAACTGCTCGTCCCCGGCGAGCGCACCGCGACCGCCGAGTTCGAGGGTTTTACCGTCGGGATGACGACCTGCTACGACCTGCGCTTTCCCGAGCAGTACCGCGAGCTGACCGACGCGGGCGCGACGCTCGTGCTCGTACCGTCTGCGTGGCCCTATCCCCGCGTCGAGCACTGGCAGACGCTCTCGCGCGCGCGAGCGATCGAGAACCAGTGCTACGTCGCCACGATCAACGGGGCGGGCGAGTTCGACGACGCGACGCTGCTCGGGCGCTCGACGGCGTACGACCCGTGGGGGACGCCGCTGGCGTCGTGCGACGACGATGCCGCGATCGTCACCGCGGAGATCGATCCCGAGCGCGTCGACGCGGTCCGCGAGGAGTTCCCGGCACTGCGAGACCGGCGCGTCTGA
- a CDS encoding RIO1 family regulatory kinase/ATPase yields MDLRGIVRGTVGWPQLEAIGAELARRADREQVRITFLDADNWLSTPLVVDERWFVKVITPQNALVHAVLTGARNAGVFSSGTEGFFGRFDGPVEMARHELEATREMRRIGLNAPAPVGVFEFDEFGVLVLEYLKDFRTFEDLSTAEKRRRADELFGALRRMHDDELAHGDLRGENVLIADDELYFIDATYVREEGLASARSYDLACALAVLAPTIGARDAIEAATTHYSPKEVLAAREFLDFVKMRPDHDFDAALVKGEIEKVAD; encoded by the coding sequence ATGGACCTGCGCGGCATCGTCCGGGGCACCGTCGGCTGGCCCCAGCTGGAAGCCATCGGCGCCGAGCTGGCGCGCCGCGCCGACCGCGAGCAAGTGCGGATCACGTTTCTCGACGCCGACAACTGGCTGTCGACGCCGCTGGTCGTCGACGAGCGCTGGTTCGTGAAGGTGATCACGCCCCAGAACGCGCTCGTCCACGCCGTGCTCACCGGCGCGAGAAACGCCGGGGTCTTCTCCAGCGGGACCGAGGGCTTTTTCGGCCGGTTCGACGGACCCGTCGAGATGGCGCGCCACGAACTGGAGGCGACACGCGAGATGCGCCGGATCGGGCTGAACGCCCCGGCGCCGGTCGGCGTGTTCGAGTTCGACGAGTTCGGCGTCCTCGTGCTGGAGTACCTGAAGGACTTCCGGACCTTCGAGGACCTCTCGACCGCCGAGAAGCGACGCCGCGCCGACGAGCTGTTCGGCGCGCTCCGGCGGATGCACGACGACGAGCTCGCCCACGGCGACTTACGCGGGGAGAACGTTCTGATCGCCGACGACGAGCTGTACTTCATCGACGCCACCTACGTCCGCGAGGAGGGGCTGGCGTCGGCCCGTTCGTACGATCTGGCCTGCGCGCTGGCCGTGCTCGCGCCGACGATCGGCGCCCGAGACGCCATCGAGGCAGCGACGACGCACTACTCGCCGAAAGAGGTGCTCGCCGCCCGCGAGTTCCTCGATTTCGTGAAGATGCGCCCGGACCACGACTTCGACGCGGCGCTGGTGAAAGGCGAGATCGAGAAGGTCGCCGACTGA
- a CDS encoding competence/damage-inducible protein A codes for MHVAVINVGDEILAGDTTNTNATWLCDRLDERGVDVERITVVPDRVADIARVVNEYRAEHDAVVVTGGLGPTHDDVTMEGVAAAFGREVERNEEAVEWLVEHGGYQRDDLVEGTSHLPAGARVLHNEVGVAPGCVVDDEVYVLPGVPQEMEGMFERVAGEFAGERTHVVVVTVDEPESALLDRVEELRERFDVTVGSYPGEFVRVKLKDVNADAVEAAADWLRERVDVVETEER; via the coding sequence ATGCACGTCGCGGTCATCAACGTCGGCGACGAGATCCTCGCCGGCGACACGACCAACACCAACGCGACCTGGCTCTGCGACCGCCTCGACGAGCGCGGCGTCGACGTCGAGCGGATCACGGTCGTCCCCGATCGCGTCGCCGACATCGCCCGCGTCGTCAACGAGTACCGCGCCGAGCACGACGCCGTCGTGGTCACCGGCGGACTCGGCCCGACCCACGACGACGTGACGATGGAGGGCGTCGCCGCCGCGTTCGGTCGCGAGGTCGAGCGCAACGAGGAGGCCGTCGAGTGGCTCGTCGAGCACGGCGGCTACCAGCGCGACGATCTCGTCGAGGGGACGAGCCACCTGCCCGCGGGCGCACGCGTGCTCCACAACGAGGTCGGCGTCGCGCCGGGCTGCGTCGTCGACGACGAGGTGTACGTCCTGCCGGGCGTCCCCCAGGAGATGGAGGGGATGTTCGAGCGGGTCGCCGGGGAGTTCGCCGGCGAGCGCACGCACGTCGTCGTCGTAACTGTCGACGAACCCGAGAGCGCGCTGCTCGATAGAGTTGAAGAGCTCCGGGAGCGCTTCGACGTGACGGTCGGCAGCTACCCCGGCGAGTTCGTCCGGGTGAAACTCAAGGACGTCAACGCCGACGCGGTCGAGGCGGCGGCCGACTGGCTCCGCGAGCGGGTCGACGTCGTCGAGACCGAGGAGCGCTGA
- a CDS encoding DUF7525 family protein, translating into MTASASQSTDKGIGIAVLCAVVAGLGALAMFGGAPDVTAAWGFAAAMAFGALSVVALHVYED; encoded by the coding sequence ATGACAGCGTCCGCTTCGCAGTCGACCGACAAGGGAATCGGGATCGCCGTACTGTGCGCCGTCGTCGCCGGGCTGGGCGCGCTCGCGATGTTCGGCGGCGCGCCGGACGTCACCGCGGCGTGGGGCTTCGCCGCCGCGATGGCGTTCGGCGCGCTGTCGGTCGTCGCGCTCCACGTCTACGAGGATTGA
- a CDS encoding DUF7528 family protein: MSRSDAAELQDAVGDALTERTEFFRTAGEYREDGTYEVSRCGADSAGNAKVFRDFEELRRLYDRLPDEFDADDVGRTGITGSRRHMIVRHVAEHSAFDCEIASRKPLRAEKTGGESKGTTSADDATAELPAD, from the coding sequence CTGTCCCGCAGCGACGCCGCCGAGCTGCAGGACGCCGTCGGCGACGCGCTGACCGAGCGCACCGAGTTCTTCCGGACCGCCGGCGAGTACCGCGAGGACGGAACGTACGAGGTCAGCCGCTGCGGCGCCGACTCGGCGGGCAACGCCAAGGTGTTCCGGGACTTCGAGGAGCTGCGCCGGCTGTACGATCGCCTGCCCGACGAGTTCGACGCCGACGACGTGGGCCGCACGGGCATCACCGGCTCGCGCCGCCACATGATCGTCCGGCACGTCGCCGAGCACTCGGCGTTCGACTGCGAGATCGCCTCGCGGAAGCCGCTGCGCGCCGAAAAGACCGGCGGGGAGAGCAAGGGGACGACGAGCGCCGACGACGCGACGGCGGAACTACCAGCCGACTGA
- a CDS encoding archaellin/type IV pilin N-terminal domain-containing protein, which produces MTDASPRRRGQVGVETLIVFAAMIVVAALGATLLISTAGMLQNTAEATSEDSSAQVSDQILVVGATGTIDVDGGDRTVDGVNLTVTTSPGAGEIDLSGASIELVGATRQRTLGYGETADAGSFAVEPLVDDDASAPVLNDRSDRFSIRISLDGDARLEPGERATIRVVGAGGSVQTKIVGAPQSLRSYEEGDDVAL; this is translated from the coding sequence CTGACAGACGCTTCGCCGCGGCGCCGCGGTCAGGTCGGCGTCGAGACGCTGATCGTGTTCGCCGCGATGATCGTCGTCGCCGCGCTCGGTGCGACGCTGCTGATCTCGACCGCCGGAATGCTCCAGAACACGGCCGAGGCGACCAGCGAGGACTCCTCTGCGCAGGTCAGCGACCAGATCCTCGTCGTCGGCGCCACGGGCACGATCGACGTCGACGGCGGCGACCGGACGGTCGACGGCGTCAACCTGACGGTGACGACCTCGCCCGGCGCCGGCGAGATCGATCTCTCGGGGGCGTCGATCGAACTGGTGGGCGCGACGCGCCAGCGGACGCTCGGCTACGGCGAGACGGCCGACGCGGGCTCGTTCGCGGTCGAGCCGCTGGTCGACGACGACGCCAGCGCGCCGGTACTGAACGACAGGAGCGACCGCTTTTCGATCCGGATTTCGCTCGACGGCGACGCGCGGCTCGAACCGGGCGAGCGGGCGACGATCCGGGTCGTCGGCGCCGGCGGGAGCGTCCAGACGAAGATCGTCGGGGCACCCCAGTCGCTCCGGTCGTACGAGGAGGGCGACGACGTCGCGCTCTGA
- a CDS encoding ATP-NAD kinase family protein produces MRRIGVVVNPVAGMGGRVGLKGTDGKVAEAVERGATPRAPERAIEALESLARHAEDEIDLLAAGGPMGADEAVAAGFEPAVVYESAGAASSTDAADPPETTAEDTRTAVEAFVDRGVDLVLFVGGDGTAVDVAAALDDVEARGDAATGDDTAAEETPMLGVPAGVKVYSSVFAVSPRDAGRIAATFERVEDREINDIDEDAYRGGAVETELRGVRPVPVSEELQSSKQLGGGSVETLAEGFVRDIDPGTTYVLGPGSTVGAIKERLGFEGSPLGVDVWRAAPESVEAESYHEPASPAGELLVRDATEAEILDAIEEPAVVVVSPIGGQGFVFGRGNDQISPAVIERCDLEVVASRRKLDDLNVLRVDTDDEDLDESLRGWLKARVGRFERRMMKVV; encoded by the coding sequence ATGCGTCGGATCGGCGTCGTCGTGAACCCCGTCGCCGGAATGGGCGGGCGCGTCGGCCTCAAGGGAACGGACGGGAAAGTCGCGGAAGCCGTCGAGCGCGGGGCGACGCCGCGGGCCCCCGAGCGCGCGATCGAGGCGCTGGAGTCGCTGGCCCGCCACGCCGAGGATGAGATCGATCTGCTCGCTGCCGGCGGGCCGATGGGCGCCGACGAGGCGGTAGCCGCGGGGTTCGAGCCGGCGGTCGTCTACGAATCGGCCGGCGCGGCGTCAAGTACAGACGCCGCCGATCCCCCCGAAACGACCGCGGAGGACACGCGAACGGCCGTCGAGGCGTTCGTCGATCGCGGGGTCGATCTCGTGCTGTTCGTCGGCGGCGACGGCACCGCCGTCGACGTCGCCGCGGCGCTGGACGACGTCGAGGCCCGCGGCGACGCCGCGACCGGCGACGATACCGCCGCAGAGGAGACGCCGATGCTCGGCGTCCCGGCGGGCGTGAAGGTGTACTCGTCGGTGTTTGCAGTCTCCCCGCGGGACGCCGGGCGGATCGCGGCGACGTTCGAGCGCGTCGAGGACCGGGAGATCAACGACATCGACGAGGACGCCTACCGCGGCGGCGCCGTCGAGACCGAGCTGCGCGGCGTCCGACCCGTGCCGGTCTCCGAGGAGCTGCAGTCGAGCAAACAGCTCGGCGGCGGCAGCGTCGAGACGCTCGCGGAGGGGTTCGTCCGCGATATCGATCCGGGGACGACCTACGTGCTGGGGCCCGGCAGCACCGTCGGCGCGATCAAGGAGCGGCTCGGGTTCGAGGGGTCGCCGCTGGGCGTCGACGTCTGGCGGGCCGCGCCCGAGAGCGTCGAAGCCGAGAGCTACCACGAGCCGGCGTCGCCGGCCGGCGAGTTGCTCGTCCGCGACGCCACCGAGGCCGAGATCCTCGACGCGATCGAGGAGCCGGCGGTCGTCGTCGTCTCGCCGATCGGCGGCCAGGGGTTCGTGTTCGGCCGGGGGAACGACCAGATCTCGCCGGCCGTGATCGAGCGCTGCGACCTGGAAGTCGTCGCCTCCCGGCGGAAGCTCGACGACCTGAACGTGCTCCGGGTCGACACCGACGACGAGGACCTCGACGAGTCGCTCCGCGGCTGGCTGAAGGCCCGCGTCGGTCGCTTCGAGCGGCGGATGATGAAAGTCGTCTAA
- a CDS encoding DUF7123 family protein: MSDYSDEDRRIVSYLRESAARGERYFRAKNVAEAIGLSAKQVGSRLPRLAEEADEVDIEKWGRSRSTTWKVTVS, encoded by the coding sequence ATGTCCGACTACAGCGACGAGGACCGGCGCATCGTCTCGTACCTCCGCGAGAGCGCCGCCCGCGGGGAGCGGTACTTCCGGGCGAAAAACGTCGCCGAAGCGATCGGGCTCTCGGCCAAGCAGGTCGGATCGCGGCTCCCCCGCCTCGCGGAGGAGGCCGACGAGGTCGACATCGAGAAGTGGGGTCGCTCCCGGTCGACGACCTGGAAGGTAACGGTCAGCTAG
- a CDS encoding acyl-CoA dehydrogenase family protein, protein MEFRVPDEHRMIRESVRDFCEAEIAPIAQEIEDEHRFPDEIFDQLAELDVMGVPVDEEYGGLGGDQLMYALVAEELGRVSGAIGLSYAAHVSLGSKPIEMFGTEEQKERWLRPLAEGEHMGAWALTEPGSGSDASDMDTRARKDTPEQSSASSETLEASQNGDEWVLDGTKQFITNANVAGSILVKAVTDPDAGYDGISTFIVDPDADDGFEVTTVWDKLGLNASPTCEIRFDDCRLPEDRLLGEEGDGWRQTTKTLDGGRISIAALSVGLAQGAYEAARSYATEREQFGQPISEFDAIRDKLVAMDRKIERSRLLTHKAAWTYDEGEDCTRLSSLAKLDASETAREVAEEAIQTLGGYGYTTDFAPQRFYRDAKLMEIGEGTSEIQHLVIGRELGL, encoded by the coding sequence ATGGAGTTTCGCGTCCCCGACGAGCACCGGATGATCCGCGAGAGCGTCCGGGACTTCTGCGAGGCCGAGATCGCGCCGATCGCCCAGGAGATCGAGGACGAGCACCGGTTTCCCGACGAAATCTTCGACCAGCTCGCGGAGCTGGACGTGATGGGCGTCCCGGTCGACGAGGAGTACGGCGGCCTCGGCGGCGACCAGCTGATGTACGCGCTCGTCGCCGAGGAACTGGGCCGAGTGTCGGGCGCGATCGGGCTGTCGTACGCCGCCCACGTCAGCCTCGGCTCGAAGCCGATCGAGATGTTCGGCACCGAGGAACAGAAAGAGCGCTGGCTCCGCCCGCTCGCAGAAGGCGAACACATGGGCGCGTGGGCGCTCACCGAGCCCGGCAGCGGGAGCGACGCCAGCGACATGGACACGCGCGCACGAAAGGACACCCCCGAGCAGAGCTCGGCGAGCTCTGAGACGCTGGAGGCGTCTCAGAATGGCGACGAGTGGGTTCTCGACGGGACCAAGCAGTTCATCACGAACGCCAACGTCGCCGGTTCGATCCTGGTCAAGGCCGTCACCGATCCCGACGCGGGCTACGACGGCATCTCGACGTTCATCGTCGACCCCGACGCCGACGACGGGTTCGAGGTGACGACCGTCTGGGACAAGCTCGGGCTGAACGCCTCGCCGACCTGCGAGATCCGGTTCGACGACTGCCGGCTCCCCGAGGATCGCCTGCTCGGCGAGGAGGGCGACGGCTGGCGCCAGACGACGAAGACGCTGGACGGCGGACGCATCTCGATCGCCGCGCTGTCGGTCGGGCTCGCGCAGGGGGCCTACGAAGCCGCCAGATCCTACGCCACCGAGCGCGAGCAGTTCGGCCAGCCGATCTCCGAGTTCGACGCGATCCGGGACAAGCTCGTCGCGATGGACCGGAAGATCGAGCGCTCGCGCCTGCTGACTCACAAGGCCGCCTGGACCTACGACGAGGGCGAGGACTGCACGCGGCTGTCCTCGCTGGCGAAGTTAGACGCCAGCGAGACCGCCCGCGAGGTCGCCGAGGAGGCGATCCAGACGCTGGGCGGCTACGGCTACACGACCGACTTCGCGCCCCAGCGGTTCTACCGGGACGCCAAACTCATGGAGATCGGCGAGGGGACCAGCGAGATCCAACACCTCGTCATCGGGCGGGAACTCGGGCTCTAA
- a CDS encoding LEA type 2 family protein produces MDLPDDFGALQALLLGSKLRVAGTVVLTLSVMLGAAVGLGVLGVPGVAAVDNEFGAVDESTTTIETDLVISNPNPVGVTLGDVRIDYGVSMNDVRVANGSREGVSLRPGNSTTELTTRMDNRQIPPWFASHVRNGERSRLVVDADVTSERLGRSKQFSIERSIETDLIGQFDSNETRPVEVEDSAITATPLVENPVLYVNETSADWGTVSRDRTPMNVEFVAYNPQAYPLTVTEIDYEITMNDVLVGEGGSETNAAILPDRSERIETTTAITNDNLDEWWVTHLENEQVTQLEIRFYATVEIEGQEFRVPVRALDHEETIETSIFEGEDS; encoded by the coding sequence ATGGACCTACCTGACGATTTCGGCGCTCTCCAGGCGTTGCTGCTGGGGAGCAAGCTGCGCGTCGCGGGCACCGTCGTCCTGACGCTGTCGGTGATGCTCGGCGCCGCCGTCGGCCTCGGCGTGCTGGGCGTCCCGGGCGTCGCCGCCGTCGACAACGAGTTCGGCGCCGTCGACGAGTCGACGACGACGATCGAGACGGATCTGGTGATCTCGAACCCCAATCCCGTCGGCGTCACGCTCGGCGACGTGCGGATCGACTACGGCGTCTCGATGAACGACGTCCGCGTCGCGAACGGCTCTCGCGAGGGCGTCTCGCTCCGGCCGGGCAACAGCACGACCGAGCTCACGACCCGGATGGACAACCGGCAGATCCCGCCGTGGTTCGCCAGCCACGTCCGGAACGGCGAGCGGAGCCGGCTCGTCGTCGACGCCGACGTCACGTCCGAGCGGCTCGGCCGCAGCAAGCAGTTCTCGATCGAGCGATCGATCGAGACCGACCTGATCGGCCAGTTCGACTCGAACGAGACGCGTCCGGTCGAAGTCGAGGACTCGGCGATCACGGCGACGCCGCTCGTGGAGAACCCGGTGCTGTACGTCAACGAGACCAGCGCGGACTGGGGGACCGTCTCGCGCGATCGGACGCCGATGAACGTCGAGTTCGTCGCGTACAACCCGCAGGCCTACCCGCTGACCGTGACCGAGATCGACTACGAGATCACGATGAACGACGTGCTGGTCGGCGAGGGCGGCTCGGAGACGAACGCGGCCATCCTCCCGGATCGGTCCGAGCGGATCGAGACCACGACCGCGATCACCAACGACAACCTCGACGAGTGGTGGGTGACCCACCTGGAGAACGAGCAGGTGACCCAGCTGGAGATCCGCTTCTACGCCACGGTCGAGATCGAGGGCCAGGAGTTCCGCGTCCCGGTACGGGCGCTCGACCACGAGGAGACGATCGAGACGAGCATCTTCGAGGGCGAGGACAGCTGA
- a CDS encoding phosphate uptake regulator PhoU, with protein METRKVQRLGPSTLAMTLPAEWASEQNVEKGDEVSLRMGGKGTLTVMPESASTEESEAIIRADNLDANAVERAIVAQYVLGRRVIRIDQSEGALSSDHINAVYKAETQLMGLGVIEETPESIAIRCSVDPEDFTLDNLIERLESTGSTMRGEGIKALAHGNPDLAQRALNRERQANKIFVLMLRLIFTAYQNPNLARAVGLESGFPLIGYRSIAKNLELTADNAEDIAEIVLDAEDHSLSVDQQTMRRIREFTDDVDELTKIAVESAVERNYDKTIEARQRFHEVGDREQEILSDLPEMDNEDLLQVREVLVSLQQTAEYAMRNAEIAANLALNEESEHTTIN; from the coding sequence ATGGAAACGCGCAAGGTCCAGCGGCTGGGGCCCTCCACGCTCGCGATGACGCTCCCGGCGGAGTGGGCGAGCGAACAGAACGTCGAGAAGGGCGACGAGGTGTCCCTGCGGATGGGCGGGAAGGGGACGCTGACGGTGATGCCCGAGTCCGCGAGCACCGAGGAGTCAGAGGCGATCATCCGCGCCGACAATCTCGACGCCAACGCCGTCGAGCGGGCGATCGTCGCCCAGTACGTGCTCGGTCGGCGCGTCATCCGGATCGACCAGTCCGAGGGGGCACTCTCGTCGGATCACATCAACGCCGTCTACAAGGCCGAAACCCAGCTGATGGGCCTGGGCGTCATCGAGGAGACGCCGGAAAGCATCGCCATCCGCTGCTCGGTCGATCCCGAGGACTTCACGCTCGACAACCTCATCGAGCGCCTCGAATCGACCGGCTCGACGATGCGCGGCGAGGGGATCAAGGCGCTCGCGCACGGCAACCCCGATCTCGCCCAGCGCGCGCTCAACCGCGAGCGCCAGGCGAACAAGATCTTCGTCCTGATGCTGCGGCTGATCTTCACGGCCTACCAGAATCCCAACCTCGCCCGCGCCGTGGGACTCGAATCGGGCTTCCCGCTGATCGGCTACCGCTCGATCGCGAAGAACCTCGAACTGACCGCCGACAACGCCGAGGACATCGCCGAGATCGTCCTCGACGCCGAGGACCACTCGCTGAGCGTCGACCAACAGACGATGCGGCGCATCCGGGAGTTCACCGACGACGTCGACGAACTGACGAAGATCGCCGTCGAGTCGGCCGTCGAACGCAACTACGACAAGACGATCGAGGCCCGCCAGCGATTCCACGAGGTCGGCGACCGCGAGCAAGAGATTCTCTCGGATCTCCCCGAGATGGACAACGAGGACCTCCTGCAGGTTCGGGAAGTGCTCGTCAGCCTCCAGCAGACCGCCGAGTACGCCATGCGGAACGCCGAGATCGCCGCCAATCTCGCGCTCAACGAGGAGTCAGAGCACACGACTATTAACTAG
- a CDS encoding SRPBCC family protein, with the protein MTVRVERTFELPVERERVWEFISDPEQRARAISVVSDFELDDADGRRATWHVELPIPLLNRTAAVRTEDVERRPPEYVKFVGRSKVMRVTGEHEIEATDGGSRVVNRFVVDGRLPGVERYFERNLDGELQNLEATLRESLGVEQ; encoded by the coding sequence ATGACAGTCCGGGTCGAGCGGACGTTCGAGTTGCCCGTCGAGCGCGAGCGCGTCTGGGAGTTCATCTCCGATCCGGAGCAGCGCGCGCGGGCGATCAGCGTGGTCTCGGACTTCGAACTGGACGACGCGGACGGGCGACGGGCGACGTGGCACGTCGAACTGCCGATCCCGCTACTGAATCGGACGGCGGCGGTCCGCACGGAGGACGTGGAGCGCAGACCGCCCGAGTACGTCAAGTTCGTCGGCCGGTCGAAGGTGATGCGCGTCACCGGCGAACACGAGATCGAGGCGACCGACGGCGGGTCGCGGGTCGTCAACCGCTTCGTCGTCGACGGCCGCCTGCCGGGCGTCGAGCGGTACTTCGAGCGCAACCTCGACGGGGAGCTCCAGAACCTGGAGGCGACGCTCCGCGAGAGTCTGGGGGTCGAGCAGTGA
- a CDS encoding DUF5803 family protein: MNRRLLLATVAVALLAITAGCVGGGGPDEERLNEDATYNWSVQQDVYIDIANAGSLTSDAEFKAVYDVSGKDEIELYRSGITSDRPLRISAIKFRGENGSFTNGTDLDVERTDEQTVVNLPSEDGKLAFTSETDPKELRIPAYVEGSYRVALPPDHSTEDFLLGHVSPRSGYRTETVDNRVNIVWSDVSSPIFLKYYVDRDRYFFYGLVASLGLVALGGYFHFNRQIRKLKRMRKEHGLELDPEDDDGKRPPPGMG; encoded by the coding sequence ATGAACCGCCGGCTGCTCCTCGCGACGGTCGCGGTCGCGCTCCTCGCGATCACCGCGGGCTGCGTCGGCGGCGGCGGGCCCGACGAGGAGCGGCTCAACGAGGACGCGACGTACAACTGGAGCGTCCAGCAGGACGTGTACATCGACATCGCGAACGCCGGCTCGCTCACCAGCGACGCCGAGTTCAAGGCGGTGTACGACGTCTCCGGGAAAGACGAGATCGAACTGTACAGGAGCGGCATCACCAGCGACCGGCCGCTGCGGATCAGCGCGATCAAGTTCCGCGGCGAGAACGGCAGCTTCACGAACGGCACCGACCTCGACGTCGAGCGCACCGACGAGCAAACCGTCGTGAATCTCCCGAGCGAGGACGGAAAGCTTGCCTTCACGTCCGAAACCGATCCCAAGGAGCTTCGCATCCCGGCGTACGTCGAGGGCTCTTACCGCGTGGCGCTTCCGCCCGATCACAGCACCGAGGACTTCCTGCTCGGGCACGTCAGCCCGCGCAGCGGCTACCGAACCGAGACGGTCGACAATCGGGTCAACATCGTCTGGAGCGACGTTTCGAGCCCGATCTTCCTGAAGTACTACGTCGACCGCGACCGGTACTTCTTCTACGGGCTGGTCGCCAGCCTCGGGCTGGTCGCGCTCGGCGGGTACTTCCACTTCAACCGGCAGATTCGGAAGTTAAAGCGGATGCGCAAGGAGCACGGCCTCGAACTCGATCCGGAGGACGACGACGGCAAGCGGCCGCCGCCGGGGATGGGCTGA
- a CDS encoding Xaa-Pro peptidase family protein: MDPDLSRLAAAVEEHGADGYLFDGHDDSDQYYVCGFDAPDPFLALYDGADVHLLVSGLEYGRAEKESRAATVARLGEYDYQERAARDGPKEARLDVIAAFLADHGVGAALVPGSFPTGTADGLRERDLGVAVERSDVITEIRSVKTDEEIDHVRAAQRANEAALRRAEELIANAEIRDGILYRDDEPLTSEFVKREIEIELLRNGCALDETIVAGGADAADPHDRGSGPLSADEPIVVDIFPRDKESKYHADMTRTFLRGEPSEEVRERYDATLEAQEAALDAVAAGVTGKAVHDAVCDVYEDAGYPTLRSDPSTEVGYIHGTGHGIGLDVHEQPTLNPTGEELQAGQIVTVEPGLYDPEFGGIRIEDLVVVTEDGCENLTDYEKRLVLD; the protein is encoded by the coding sequence ATGGATCCGGACCTCTCGCGACTCGCCGCCGCCGTCGAGGAACACGGCGCCGACGGCTACCTGTTCGACGGCCACGACGACTCCGACCAGTACTACGTCTGCGGGTTCGACGCGCCCGACCCGTTCCTCGCGCTGTACGACGGTGCCGACGTCCACCTGCTGGTCTCGGGCCTGGAGTACGGCCGCGCCGAGAAGGAGAGCCGCGCCGCCACGGTCGCGCGCCTCGGCGAGTACGACTACCAGGAGCGGGCGGCCCGCGACGGCCCGAAGGAAGCGCGACTCGACGTGATCGCCGCGTTCCTCGCCGACCACGGCGTCGGCGCCGCGCTGGTTCCCGGGTCGTTCCCGACGGGCACCGCCGACGGGCTGCGCGAGCGCGACCTCGGCGTCGCCGTCGAGCGCTCGGACGTGATCACCGAGATCCGGTCTGTCAAGACCGACGAGGAGATCGACCACGTCCGGGCGGCCCAGCGCGCCAACGAGGCCGCGTTGCGGAGAGCCGAGGAGCTGATCGCGAACGCCGAGATCCGGGACGGCATCCTGTACCGGGACGACGAGCCCCTGACCAGCGAGTTCGTCAAGCGGGAGATCGAGATCGAACTGCTGCGAAACGGCTGCGCGCTCGACGAGACGATCGTCGCCGGCGGCGCGGACGCGGCCGACCCCCACGACCGCGGCAGCGGGCCGCTGTCCGCCGACGAGCCGATCGTCGTCGACATCTTCCCGCGGGACAAGGAGAGCAAGTACCACGCCGACATGACCCGAACGTTCCTGCGGGGCGAGCCCTCCGAGGAGGTCCGCGAGCGCTACGACGCGACCCTCGAAGCTCAGGAGGCCGCGCTCGACGCCGTCGCGGCGGGCGTCACGGGCAAGGCGGTCCACGACGCGGTCTGCGACGTCTACGAGGACGCGGGCTACCCGACGCTGCGCTCCGACCCGTCGACGGAGGTCGGCTACATCCACGGCACGGGCCACGGCATCGGGCTGGACGTCCACGAGCAGCCGACGCTGAACCCGACCGGCGAGGAGCTGCAGGCCGGCCAGATCGTCACCGTCGAGCCGGGCCTCTACGATCCGGAGTTCGGCGGGATCCGGATCGAGGACCTCGTGGTCGTCACCGAAGACGGCTGCGAGAATCTGACCGACTACGAGAAGCGACTGGTGCTGGACTGA